A single Mixta calida DNA region contains:
- a CDS encoding YggL family protein: MAIQRSRRLRKKMHIDEFQELGFSVAWTFPQGTSVEEIDAAVDAFINEVIEPNGLAFDGSGYLQWEGLVCLQKIGKCTNEHRELVRQWLETRNMESVTVTELFDVWWD, from the coding sequence ATGGCAATACAGCGTAGCCGTCGTTTACGGAAAAAGATGCATATCGATGAGTTTCAGGAGCTGGGGTTTTCCGTCGCCTGGACCTTCCCGCAGGGCACGTCGGTAGAAGAGATCGACGCCGCCGTTGACGCCTTTATCAATGAAGTGATCGAACCCAACGGCCTGGCGTTCGACGGCAGCGGCTATCTGCAATGGGAAGGTCTGGTCTGCCTGCAAAAGATCGGCAAATGCACCAATGAGCATCGCGAGCTGGTCCGTCAGTGGCTGGAAACGCGCAACATGGAAAGCGTGACGGTGACGGAACTCTTTGATGTGTGGTGGGACTAA
- a CDS encoding oxidative damage protection protein translates to MSRTIFCTFLQREAEGQDFQLYPGELGKRIYNEISKEAWSQWMTKQTMLINEKKLNMMNPEDRKVLEKEMVNFLFEGKDVHIEGYTPPEK, encoded by the coding sequence ATGAGCCGCACAATCTTTTGTACGTTTCTGCAACGCGAAGCTGAAGGTCAGGATTTTCAGCTCTACCCAGGCGAACTGGGCAAACGCATCTACAATGAAATCTCGAAAGAGGCCTGGTCGCAGTGGATGACCAAGCAGACCATGTTGATCAACGAGAAAAAGCTCAACATGATGAACCCCGAAGATCGCAAAGTGCTGGAGAAGGAGATGGTGAATTTCCTGTTCGAAGGCAAAGATGTGCATATCGAAGGTTATACCCCACCAGAAAAATAA
- the mutY gene encoding A/G-specific adenine glycosylase, which yields MMQAQQFAQQVLDWYQRFGRKTLPWQQAKTPYKVWLSEVMLQQTQVATVIPYFERFMARFPTVNDLAAAPLDEVLHLWTGLGYYARARNLHKAAQTVADRHHGAFPETFDEVAALPGVGRSTAGAVLSLALGQHYPILDGNVKRVLARCYAVGGWPGKKEVEKRLWQIAEEVTPAQGVSQFNQAMMDLGALVCTRSKPKCEICPLNSGCVAYAEGSWASYPGKKPKQTLPERTGYMLLMQRGDGVWLEQRPPVGLWGGLFCFPQFAAESELRAWLSSRGIDDGTLQQLTAFRHTFSHFHLDIVPMWLSLPSSGAAMDDGPGLWYNLAQPPAVGLAAPVERLLQELRHPQQISLHMRVTEEEE from the coding sequence ATGATGCAAGCGCAACAGTTCGCGCAGCAGGTGCTGGACTGGTATCAGCGCTTCGGACGTAAAACCCTGCCGTGGCAACAGGCCAAAACGCCTTATAAAGTCTGGCTCTCCGAAGTGATGCTGCAGCAGACCCAGGTCGCCACCGTTATCCCCTATTTTGAACGTTTTATGGCGCGCTTTCCGACGGTCAACGATCTGGCCGCCGCGCCGTTGGATGAAGTGCTTCATCTGTGGACCGGCCTGGGCTATTACGCGCGCGCGCGCAATTTACATAAGGCGGCGCAAACCGTCGCCGATCGCCATCACGGCGCGTTTCCGGAAACCTTTGACGAGGTCGCCGCGCTGCCCGGCGTCGGACGCTCTACCGCCGGCGCGGTGCTGTCGCTGGCGCTCGGCCAGCACTATCCGATTCTCGATGGCAACGTGAAGCGCGTGCTGGCGCGCTGCTACGCGGTGGGCGGCTGGCCCGGCAAAAAAGAGGTGGAGAAGCGCCTCTGGCAGATCGCCGAAGAGGTGACGCCCGCGCAGGGCGTCAGCCAGTTTAACCAGGCGATGATGGATCTCGGCGCGCTGGTCTGCACCCGCTCCAAACCCAAATGTGAAATCTGCCCGCTAAACAGCGGCTGCGTCGCTTACGCCGAAGGCAGCTGGGCCAGCTATCCCGGCAAAAAGCCGAAGCAGACGCTGCCGGAGCGCACCGGCTATATGCTGCTAATGCAGCGCGGCGACGGCGTCTGGCTGGAGCAGCGTCCGCCTGTCGGTCTCTGGGGCGGCCTGTTCTGCTTTCCGCAGTTCGCCGCCGAAAGCGAGCTGCGGGCATGGCTCAGCTCGCGCGGCATCGACGACGGCACATTGCAGCAGCTGACGGCGTTTCGCCATACCTTCAGCCATTTCCATCTGGATATTGTGCCAATGTGGCTGTCGCTGCCCTCTTCCGGCGCGGCGATGGATGATGGGCCGGGTCTCTGGTATAACTTAGCGCAACCACCGGCCGTGGGCCTAGCCGCACCGGTTGAACGCCTGCTGCAAGAATTGCGGCATCCACAGCAAATATCGCTGCATATGCGCGTTACTGAAGAGGAAGAGTAA
- a CDS encoding YggS family pyridoxal phosphate-dependent enzyme, with product MTSIQHNLQQVRQRIAAAAASCGRDPQEITLLAVSKTKPASDVAEALAAGQRAFGENYVQEGVDKIAALGDALSPEWHFIGPLQSNKSRLVAEHFAWCHTIDRLRIATRLNDQRPAHLPPLNVLIQVNISDENSKSGIMLEALPELAQAVAALPRLRLRGLMAIPAPEKSYERQLAVCQRMADALASLKKHYPSVDTLSLGMSDDMEAAIAAGSTMVRIGTAIFGARDYGATTHNNN from the coding sequence ATGACTTCTATTCAGCACAACTTACAGCAAGTTCGTCAGCGCATCGCGGCGGCGGCGGCGAGTTGCGGCCGCGATCCGCAAGAAATTACGCTGCTTGCCGTCAGTAAAACCAAACCTGCGAGCGATGTCGCAGAAGCGCTGGCGGCGGGACAGCGCGCCTTCGGCGAGAACTACGTCCAGGAAGGGGTGGATAAGATCGCGGCGTTGGGCGACGCCCTGTCGCCGGAATGGCACTTTATCGGGCCGCTCCAGTCGAACAAAAGCCGTCTGGTGGCCGAACATTTCGCCTGGTGCCATACCATCGACAGGCTGCGCATCGCGACGCGCCTGAACGATCAGCGCCCTGCCCATCTGCCGCCGCTGAATGTGTTAATTCAGGTAAACATCAGTGACGAAAACAGCAAATCTGGCATTATGCTGGAGGCGCTGCCGGAGCTGGCGCAGGCGGTGGCGGCGTTGCCGCGTCTGCGGCTGCGTGGACTGATGGCGATTCCGGCGCCGGAAAAAAGCTATGAGCGTCAGCTTGCGGTTTGTCAGCGCATGGCGGACGCGCTGGCGTCGTTGAAAAAGCATTACCCATCCGTCGATACACTTTCTCTGGGAATGAGCGACGATATGGAAGCCGCTATCGCGGCAGGCAGTACCATGGTCCGTATCGGCACCGCCATTTTCGGCGCGCGCGATTACGGCGCCACCACCCACAACAATAATTGA
- a CDS encoding YggT family protein, translating into MLTLTFLVSTLLNLYVKVLLLRIWMQWARCDFYNPFSQFVVKITQPVVKPLRRVIPSIGPLDTASLLLAWVLSVLMFTLVFALQSRIFLFDPIFLYFGLVSLVKAAGVLVFWVIIVRSLMSWISQGRNPVDYVLIQLTEPLMAPVRRFLPAMGGIDFSAMVVILILYMLNFLGMDFIPGWAQL; encoded by the coding sequence ATGCTGACGTTGACTTTTTTGGTATCGACGCTGCTTAACCTGTATGTAAAAGTGCTGCTGCTGCGCATCTGGATGCAGTGGGCGAGATGCGATTTCTACAACCCGTTTTCCCAGTTCGTGGTCAAAATCACCCAGCCGGTGGTGAAGCCGCTGCGCCGCGTGATCCCCTCTATCGGGCCGCTGGATACCGCCTCGCTGCTGCTGGCCTGGGTGCTGAGCGTGCTGATGTTCACGCTGGTCTTTGCGCTGCAAAGCCGCATTTTCCTGTTCGATCCGATCTTCCTCTATTTCGGTCTGGTGTCGCTGGTGAAAGCAGCGGGCGTGCTGGTGTTCTGGGTAATTATCGTGCGCTCGCTGATGAGCTGGATAAGCCAGGGCCGCAACCCGGTGGACTACGTGCTGATTCAGCTGACCGAGCCGCTGATGGCGCCGGTGCGTCGTTTCCTGCCGGCGATGGGCGGCATCGACTTCTCCGCAATGGTGGTGATTCTGATCCTCTATATGCTGAACTTCCTGGGCATGGATTTCATTCCCGGCTGGGCGCAGCTGTAA
- a CDS encoding filamentous hemagglutinin N-terminal domain-containing protein produces MAVNKFKFNHLCLSIMLVTGSVATVAEAAVTADKHTINNINVLTNSNNSETVNINAPSANGISHNKYSRFDVNKKGLVLNNSKDSSLTSVAGLIAGNRNLNESAPARVILNEVTSSQASKLEGNLEVAGQKAHVIIANPNGITCNGCDFINTSRNTLTTGTPQFTQKGELAGFKVEKGGITITDNGLKDKFSEYTDLIGRYVVLNGAVEAQNLTVVAGRNNLVGLTETGATAQSKLDDATTNVLVDVSRLGGMYANKITVVANNNGVGVRNAGVISAASDLDISSSGDIINNLGLMQAARSITLNSDNKITNQGGTIDTFLLNVKAKELANNKQAALSRNEQGQIEPVDAGFMGGSFTSLAVEKKITNSAKLLGAQYLDISASELENDNGFIASTGTLNIKADSVKNSSSLEFDINNYTENKGIHSLGNIGINADKVVNEGQIYAFNDVNITAKDLDNKFSHIKANNDVNLRVDNMLYMADAAVKAGRDVNLDVGKIDNNYAYNIWWFFPVTETKQGEITAGRNVDYRVQESLGNHNVIKANNAVTITAEGNFDNKKAITGNTISLKTKDFENYGELNAADWLSADVTNSLSNSGVLKGANNIVLSAPVVTNSGTIESADSLIYSPSFKNSGQFVGDVKLVNTLKPVEEPEDPTEEAQDPTEEAQDPTEEAQDPAEEAQDPTEEAQDPTEEAQDPAEEAQDPTEEPQDPTEEAQDPTEEAQDPAEEAQDTPGNDDIDPQVVNSIK; encoded by the coding sequence ATGGCTGTAAATAAATTTAAGTTTAACCATCTTTGCCTGAGCATTATGCTCGTCACCGGCAGCGTCGCCACTGTGGCAGAAGCCGCGGTTACCGCTGATAAGCACACTATTAATAATATTAATGTGCTGACCAATTCCAACAACTCAGAAACGGTAAATATTAATGCGCCGTCCGCTAACGGCATTTCCCATAATAAATATTCACGCTTTGATGTGAATAAAAAAGGTCTGGTGCTGAATAATAGCAAAGATTCCTCGCTGACTTCCGTCGCCGGTCTGATTGCCGGTAACCGCAACCTGAACGAAAGCGCGCCGGCGCGCGTGATTCTGAATGAAGTGACTTCTTCGCAGGCGAGCAAGCTGGAAGGCAATCTGGAAGTAGCCGGTCAGAAAGCGCACGTTATTATTGCCAACCCCAACGGCATTACCTGTAACGGCTGCGATTTTATTAATACCAGCCGTAATACGCTGACCACCGGTACGCCGCAGTTCACACAGAAAGGTGAGCTGGCGGGCTTCAAAGTGGAAAAAGGCGGCATCACTATTACTGATAACGGTCTGAAAGATAAATTCAGCGAATATACCGACCTGATTGGCCGCTATGTCGTCCTTAACGGCGCGGTAGAGGCGCAGAACCTAACGGTGGTGGCCGGTCGCAATAATCTCGTTGGGCTGACCGAGACTGGGGCAACCGCCCAGAGCAAGCTGGATGACGCCACTACTAACGTGCTGGTGGATGTAAGCAGACTGGGCGGCATGTACGCCAATAAGATTACCGTGGTGGCCAATAATAACGGTGTCGGCGTGCGTAATGCTGGCGTTATCAGCGCAGCCTCGGATCTGGATATCAGCTCAAGCGGGGATATCATTAATAACCTCGGCCTTATGCAAGCCGCCAGAAGCATCACATTAAATTCAGATAACAAAATTACAAACCAGGGCGGCACTATCGATACGTTTTTACTCAACGTTAAAGCGAAAGAGCTGGCTAATAACAAACAAGCCGCTCTCAGTCGAAATGAGCAGGGCCAGATTGAACCTGTGGATGCTGGTTTTATGGGGGGAAGTTTCACCTCGCTTGCCGTAGAGAAGAAAATAACTAACTCCGCAAAACTGCTCGGTGCTCAGTATCTGGATATTTCCGCCAGCGAGCTGGAAAACGACAACGGTTTTATAGCGAGTACGGGAACGCTGAATATCAAAGCTGACAGCGTCAAAAACAGCTCGTCGCTTGAATTCGATATAAATAACTATACAGAAAATAAAGGCATTCACAGCCTGGGCAATATCGGGATTAACGCGGATAAGGTCGTCAATGAAGGTCAGATTTACGCGTTTAACGATGTCAATATTACAGCGAAAGATCTGGATAACAAATTCAGCCATATTAAGGCAAACAATGATGTCAACCTGAGGGTGGACAATATGCTGTATATGGCTGACGCCGCCGTTAAGGCTGGGCGTGACGTTAACCTTGATGTGGGTAAGATAGATAATAATTATGCCTATAACATTTGGTGGTTCTTCCCGGTAACCGAGACGAAACAGGGCGAGATCACCGCTGGCCGCAATGTTGATTATCGCGTACAGGAGTCGTTAGGCAACCATAACGTGATCAAGGCGAACAACGCGGTAACCATTACGGCGGAAGGCAATTTCGATAACAAAAAAGCGATTACCGGCAACACCATTTCCCTGAAAACCAAAGATTTTGAAAACTATGGTGAGCTGAACGCCGCCGACTGGCTGAGCGCAGACGTTACTAACTCGCTGTCTAATAGCGGCGTGCTGAAAGGCGCTAATAATATTGTGCTGAGCGCGCCCGTAGTGACAAACAGCGGTACGATCGAATCTGCTGATTCTCTGATCTATTCCCCTTCTTTCAAGAACTCTGGCCAGTTCGTTGGCGATGTTAAATTAGTTAACACGCTGAAACCGGTTGAGGAACCGGAAGACCCAACTGAGGAAGCGCAGGACCCAACTGAGGAAGCGCAGGACCCAACTGAGGAAGCGCAGGATCCGGCTGAGGAAGCGCAGGACCCGACTGAGGAAGCGCAGGACCCAACTGAGGAAGCGCAGGATCCGGCTGAGGAAGCGCAGGACCCGACTGAGGAACCGCAAGACCCGACTGAAGAAGCGCAGGACCCGACTGAGGAAGCGCAGGATCCGGCAGAGGAAGCGCAGGACACGCCTGGAAACGATGATATTGATCCGCAGGTTGTTAACTCTATTAAATAA
- the trmB gene encoding tRNA (guanosine(46)-N7)-methyltransferase TrmB: MINDVITPEFDENGRPLRRIRSFVRRQGRLTKGQQQSLDTLWPVMGVEYQAEPVDLVALFGREAPVVLEIGFGMGASLVAMASANPQQNFLGIEVHAPGVGACLGSAQEAGVENLRVMCHDAVEVLEKMIPDNSLRMVQLFFPDPWHKARHNKRRIVQPPFAELVLRKLKLGGVFHMATDWEAYAEHMLEVMNSVDGYKNQSETNDYVPRPDTRPLTKFEQRGQRLGHGVWDLMFERIK; encoded by the coding sequence ATGATTAATGACGTCATCACACCGGAATTTGATGAAAACGGACGCCCTTTGCGTCGTATCCGCAGCTTCGTGCGCCGTCAGGGTCGCCTGACCAAAGGCCAGCAGCAGTCGCTTGACACTCTGTGGCCGGTCATGGGCGTGGAGTACCAGGCGGAGCCGGTGGATCTGGTGGCGTTATTTGGCCGTGAAGCGCCGGTAGTGCTGGAAATCGGTTTCGGCATGGGCGCCTCGCTGGTGGCGATGGCCAGCGCCAATCCGCAGCAGAATTTTCTCGGCATTGAAGTGCATGCGCCGGGCGTCGGCGCCTGTCTGGGATCGGCGCAGGAAGCGGGCGTCGAAAACCTGCGCGTCATGTGTCACGATGCGGTCGAAGTGCTGGAGAAGATGATCCCGGATAATTCGCTGCGCATGGTGCAGCTCTTTTTCCCCGATCCGTGGCATAAAGCGCGTCATAACAAGCGTCGCATCGTACAGCCGCCGTTCGCCGAGCTGGTGCTGCGCAAGTTGAAGCTGGGCGGCGTTTTCCATATGGCGACCGACTGGGAAGCTTACGCGGAACACATGCTGGAAGTGATGAACAGCGTGGACGGCTATAAAAACCAGTCTGAGACCAACGACTATGTGCCGCGTCCCGACACGCGGCCATTAACCAAATTTGAGCAGCGTGGGCAGCGTCTGGGCCACGGCGTATGGGATTTGATGTTTGAGAGGATCAAATAA
- a CDS encoding YggN family protein, translated as MMRKALTGALFLAAVQAHAASYECPVKPQDDVVITPQSVQVIGASGNLVISPTGDLQYNGKQVQVDNATRQKALDYQTALRRDLPWVDQGASQRLEKGRVALDKVIVDKLGADSNVRNRLTTLDKQLKQQMNRIIEHRSDGLTFHHQAIDQVRADGERLVQSSLGGVVQDSLNELGTKQASQGSNPLQAIMGNLGGLQQAIQAEWSNQEQDFQNFGHEVCNRVSALETQRKAVLAGIK; from the coding sequence ATGATGCGTAAAGCGCTGACGGGCGCACTCTTTCTGGCGGCGGTGCAGGCGCACGCGGCCTCCTATGAATGCCCGGTAAAACCGCAGGATGATGTGGTGATTACGCCGCAGTCGGTACAGGTGATCGGCGCCAGCGGCAATCTGGTGATCTCGCCGACAGGCGATCTTCAGTACAACGGTAAGCAGGTTCAGGTCGATAACGCGACGCGTCAGAAGGCGCTGGATTATCAGACGGCGCTGCGCCGCGATCTGCCGTGGGTCGATCAGGGCGCTTCGCAGCGGCTGGAGAAAGGCCGCGTGGCGCTGGATAAGGTCATTGTCGACAAGCTCGGCGCGGACAGCAACGTGCGCAATCGTCTCACCACGCTGGATAAACAGCTGAAGCAGCAGATGAACCGCATTATCGAGCATCGCAGCGACGGCCTGACCTTCCATCATCAGGCGATCGATCAGGTGCGCGCCGACGGCGAACGCCTGGTGCAGAGCAGTCTGGGCGGGGTCGTACAGGACAGCCTGAACGAGTTAGGCACCAAACAGGCTTCGCAGGGCAGCAACCCACTACAGGCGATTATGGGCAATCTCGGCGGCCTGCAGCAGGCGATCCAGGCGGAATGGAGCAATCAGGAGCAGGATTTCCAGAATTTCGGCCACGAAGTTTGCAACCGCGTCTCGGCGCTGGAGACCCAGCGTAAAGCAGTGCTGGCTGGGATCAAATAG
- the rdgB gene encoding RdgB/HAM1 family non-canonical purine NTP pyrophosphatase produces the protein MQKVVLATGNPGKVREMADLLADFGLDIVAQTELGVVSAEETGLTFIENAILKARHAAGITGLPAIADDSGLAVDALGGAPGIYSARYAGEEASDDENLQKLLEAMQDVADGQRQAQFHCVLVYLRHAADPTPLVCHGSWGGEIARAPAGKGGFGYDPVFFVPSLGKTAAELSKAEKQAVSHRGKALALLLEAMRNG, from the coding sequence ATGCAAAAAGTTGTCCTCGCCACCGGTAACCCCGGCAAAGTGCGTGAAATGGCCGATCTGCTGGCTGATTTCGGGCTGGATATTGTGGCGCAAACCGAGCTGGGCGTGGTCTCCGCCGAAGAGACCGGCCTGACCTTTATTGAAAACGCCATTCTGAAGGCGCGCCATGCCGCCGGGATCACCGGCCTTCCCGCTATCGCCGATGATTCCGGGCTGGCGGTGGATGCGCTCGGCGGCGCGCCGGGCATTTATTCCGCCCGCTACGCCGGCGAGGAGGCCAGCGACGACGAGAACCTGCAAAAGCTGTTGGAAGCGATGCAGGATGTCGCGGATGGCCAGCGCCAGGCACAGTTCCACTGCGTGCTGGTTTATCTGCGCCATGCCGCCGACCCGACGCCGCTGGTATGCCACGGCAGCTGGGGCGGCGAGATCGCACGCGCGCCTGCGGGCAAAGGCGGCTTCGGCTACGATCCGGTGTTCTTCGTGCCCTCGCTGGGCAAAACCGCCGCCGAGCTGAGCAAAGCGGAGAAACAGGCCGTTTCCCATCGCGGCAAAGCGCTGGCGCTGCTGCTGGAAGCGATGCGCAATGGCTAA
- the hemW gene encoding radical SAM family heme chaperone HemW, translating to MANLPPLSLYIHIPWCVQKCPYCDFNSHALKGEVPHEEYVAHLLADLDRDLPLTSGREVATIFIGGGTPSLLSSRAMHQLLDGVRARLPLAAGAEITMEANPGTVEADRFSAYQAAGINRISIGVQSFSPLKLQRLGRIHGPEEAKRAAHLAAGLDLRSFNLDLMHGLPDQSLTEALDDLRQAIALNPPHLSWYQLTIEPNTLFASRPPVLPDDDALWDIFEQGHQLLTAAGYQQYETSAYAKPGYRCEHNLNYWRFGDYLGIGCGAHGKLTQPDGRIVRTVKTRHPRGFMAGDYLDRQYEVADEEKPFEFFMNRFRLLEPAPRSDFSRYTGLDEALIRPQIDTALAKGYLTETAETWQVTEKGKLFLNSLLELFLAE from the coding sequence ATGGCTAATCTTCCGCCGCTCAGCCTCTATATCCATATTCCGTGGTGCGTACAGAAATGCCCCTACTGCGATTTCAATTCGCACGCGTTAAAAGGTGAGGTGCCGCACGAAGAGTATGTTGCGCACCTGCTGGCCGATCTGGATCGCGATCTGCCGCTGACCAGCGGACGGGAAGTCGCCACGATTTTTATCGGCGGCGGCACGCCCAGCCTGCTGAGCAGCCGCGCGATGCATCAGCTGCTGGACGGCGTGCGCGCGCGTCTGCCGCTGGCGGCCGGGGCAGAAATCACCATGGAGGCCAACCCCGGCACGGTGGAGGCCGATCGCTTCAGCGCCTATCAGGCAGCGGGCATAAATCGCATCTCTATCGGCGTGCAGAGCTTCAGTCCGCTGAAGCTCCAGCGTCTTGGGCGCATTCACGGCCCGGAAGAGGCGAAGCGCGCCGCGCACCTGGCCGCCGGGCTAGACCTGCGCAGCTTTAACCTCGATCTGATGCACGGCCTGCCTGACCAGTCGCTGACCGAGGCGCTGGACGACCTGCGCCAGGCGATTGCGCTCAATCCGCCGCATCTCTCCTGGTATCAGCTAACCATCGAACCGAATACGCTGTTCGCGTCGCGCCCGCCGGTGCTGCCGGATGACGACGCGCTGTGGGATATTTTCGAGCAGGGCCACCAGCTGCTGACCGCCGCCGGCTATCAGCAGTATGAGACCTCCGCCTACGCGAAGCCCGGCTATCGCTGCGAGCATAATCTGAACTACTGGCGCTTCGGCGACTATCTCGGCATTGGCTGCGGCGCGCACGGCAAGCTGACCCAGCCGGACGGACGCATCGTCCGCACGGTGAAAACGCGCCATCCGCGCGGCTTTATGGCGGGCGACTATCTGGACAGGCAGTATGAAGTGGCGGACGAGGAGAAACCTTTCGAGTTCTTTATGAACCGCTTCCGCCTGCTGGAACCTGCGCCGAGAAGCGACTTCAGCCGCTATACCGGCCTGGATGAGGCGCTGATTCGCCCGCAGATCGATACGGCGCTGGCGAAAGGCTATCTGACAGAAACGGCGGAAACCTGGCAGGTGACCGAAAAAGGAAAGCTGTTTTTAAACTCGCTGCTGGAGCTGTTCCTGGCGGAGTAA
- the mltC gene encoding membrane-bound lytic murein transglycosylase MltC has protein sequence MKKKLIALLVIAPLLVSCSGSKKEAFHEEWVKDTNGFDILMGQFAHNIENIWGINEVLIAGPKDYVKYSDNYYTRSHINFEKGSITIETISGTDPAASLRQAIITTLLIGEDPGNVDLYSDANDVQLSKEPLLYGQVLDNTGQPIRWQGRAASFADYLIQNKLQRRVSGLHVIWSVTIPMVPNHLDKRAHKYLPMVRKAAEKYNVDASLILAIMQIESSFNPYAVSHSDALGLMQVVQHTAGLDVFRMKGKWGKPSRSYLFDPENNIDTGTAYLSILQDNYLAGIANPVSRRYAVITAYNGGAGSVLRVFSSDKDRAFAQINALSPNEVYQTLTTRHPSAESRRYLYKVSNAQRSYHRF, from the coding sequence ATGAAAAAAAAACTGATTGCCTTGCTAGTGATAGCACCGCTGCTGGTTTCCTGTTCAGGCAGCAAAAAAGAAGCGTTCCATGAGGAGTGGGTAAAAGACACCAACGGCTTTGACATTTTGATGGGTCAGTTTGCCCATAACATCGAAAATATCTGGGGTATCAATGAAGTCCTGATCGCCGGTCCGAAGGACTACGTTAAGTACAGCGACAATTATTACACCCGCAGCCATATTAACTTTGAAAAAGGCTCGATCACCATCGAGACCATTTCCGGCACCGATCCGGCCGCCAGCCTGCGCCAGGCGATTATCACCACGCTGCTGATCGGCGAAGATCCGGGCAACGTCGATCTCTATTCCGACGCCAACGATGTGCAGCTCAGCAAAGAGCCATTGCTGTACGGCCAGGTGCTGGATAACACCGGCCAGCCGATCCGCTGGCAGGGACGCGCAGCCAGCTTTGCCGACTACCTGATCCAGAACAAGCTGCAACGCCGCGTTTCCGGTCTGCATGTGATCTGGTCCGTGACCATTCCGATGGTGCCAAACCACCTCGACAAGCGCGCCCACAAATATCTGCCGATGGTACGCAAAGCGGCGGAGAAATATAACGTCGACGCCTCGCTGATCCTGGCGATTATGCAGATCGAATCGAGCTTCAACCCCTATGCGGTCAGCCACTCCGATGCGCTGGGACTGATGCAGGTAGTGCAGCATACGGCGGGTCTCGATGTGTTCCGCATGAAAGGAAAATGGGGCAAACCGAGCCGCAGCTACCTGTTCGACCCGGAAAACAATATCGATACCGGCACCGCCTATCTGTCGATTTTGCAGGACAACTATCTGGCAGGCATCGCCAACCCGGTATCACGCCGCTATGCGGTTATTACTGCCTACAACGGCGGCGCCGGCAGCGTGCTGCGCGTCTTCTCCAGCGACAAGGATCGCGCCTTCGCGCAGATTAACGCCCTGTCGCCGAATGAGGTTTACCAGACGCTGACAACCCGTCATCCCTCGGCGGAATCGCGTCGCTACCTTTATAAGGTCAGCAACGCGCAGCGCAGCTACCACCGTTTTTGA